The following are encoded together in the Solenopsis invicta isolate M01_SB chromosome 14, UNIL_Sinv_3.0, whole genome shotgun sequence genome:
- the LOC105206433 gene encoding selenoprotein M encodes MEYNSSIIIKSNQITIMASTVIVSCPFVFMFILVFSFVSVTNSSNGYYASARVESCSGCSLNRLPDVKQFIFEDLPQYDNVEFKHIPGAIPELVLFNAHEEEVERLVLSKLTREECNELLISKGFTKIKDNKDEM; translated from the exons aTGGAGTACAACTCGAGTATAATaatcaaatcaaatcaaataaCAATCATGGCATCGACTGTAATTGTTAGTTGTCCCTTTGTATTCATGTTCATACTTGTATTTTCCTTTGTTTCTGTCACGAATTCCTCAAACGGTTATTATGCGTCTGCGAGAGTGGAG AGCTGTAGTGGTTGTTCGCTCAACAGATTGCCAGATGTtaagcaatttatttttgaagacCTACCACAATA TGATAATGTGGAATTCAAGCATATCCCAGGTGCAATACCAGAACTTGTGTTATTTAACGCACATGAAGAG GAAGTAGAAAGATTGGTGTTGTCCAAATTGACTCGAGAAGAATGTAACGAATTGCTAATTTCCAAAggtttcacaaaaattaaagataacaaGGATGAGATGTAA